Proteins encoded within one genomic window of Sorex araneus isolate mSorAra2 chromosome 9, mSorAra2.pri, whole genome shotgun sequence:
- the GAL3ST1 gene encoding galactosylceramide sulfotransferase isoform X2, with product MPLQKKLWESMAKGLVLGALFTTFLLLLYSYAVPPMHASPASTTPEGTASCSPASAEPEPGPPANGSSRGCQPRRDIVFMKTHKTASSTLLNILFRFGQKHGLKFAFPNGRNDFDYPAFFARSLVQDYRPGACFNIICNHMRFHYDEVRGLVPPNATFITVLRDPARLFESSFHYFGSVVPFTWKLAGGDKLAAFLQEPERYYDPAGYNAHYLHNLLFFDLGYDSDLDPGSPRVQEHILEVERRFHLVLLQEYFDESLVLLKELLCWELEDVLYFKLNARRASAVPRLSGELYRRATAWNQLDARLYRHFNASFWRRVDAFGRARMAREVAALRRANERMRRICIDGGRAVDAEAIQDSAMQPWQPLGAKSILGYNLKKSIGGRHAQLCRRMLTPEIQYLMDLGVNLWVTRLWKFVRDFLQW from the exons ATGCCGCTGCAGAAGAAGCTCTGGGAGTCCATGGCCAAAGGGTTGGTGCTGGGCGCGCTCTTCACCACCTTCCTGCTGCTGCTCTACTCATACGCGGTGCCCCCGATGCATGCCAGCCCCGCCTCCAC GACCCCGGAGGGCACAGCGTCCTGCTCCCCGGCCTCGGCTGAGCCGGAGCCGGGCCCGCCGGCCAACGGCTCGTCCCGGGGCTGCCAGCCCCGGCGCGACATCGTGTTCATGAAGACTCACAAGACGGCCAGCAGCACCCTCCTCAACATCCTCTTCCGCTTCGGCCAGAAGCACGGGCTCAAGTTCGCCTTCCCCAACGGCCGCAACGACTTCGACTACCCGGCCTTCTTCGCGCGCAGCCTGGTGCAAGACTACCGGCCCGGCGCGTGCTTCAACATCATCTGCAACCACATGCGCTTCCACTACGACGAGGTGCGCGGGCTGGTGCCGCCCAACGCCACCTTCATCACGGTGCTCCGCGACCCCGCGCGCCTCTTCGAGTCCTCCTTCCACTACTTCGGCTCGGTGGTGCCCTTCACGTGGAAGCTGGCGGGCGGCGACAAGCTGGCCGCCTTCCTGCAGGAGCCCGAGCGCTACTACGACCCCGCCGGCTACAACGCCCACTACCTCCACAACCTGCTCTTCTTCGACCTGGGCTACGACAGCGACCTGGACCCGGGCAGCCCGCGCGTGCAGGAGCACATCCTGGAGGTGGAGCGGCGCTTCCACCTGGTGCTCCTGCAGGAGTACTTCGACGAGTCGCTGGTGCTGCTCAAGGAGCTGCTGTGCTGGGAGCTGGAGGACGTGCTGTACTTCAAGCTCAACGCGCGCCGCGCCTCGGCCGTGCCGCGCCTCTCGGGCGAGCTGTACCGCCGCGCCACGGCCTGGAACCAGCTCGACGCGCGCCTCTACCGCCACTTCAACGCCAGCTTCTGGCGCCGCGTGGACGCCTTCGGCCGCGCGCGCATGGCCCGCGAGGTGGCCGCCCTGCGGCGCGCCAACGAGCGCATGCGCCGCATCTGCATCGACGGCGGCCGCGCCGTGGACGCCGAGGCCATCCAGGACTCGGCCATGCAGCCCTGGCAGCCCCTGGGCGCCAAGTCCATCCTGGGCTACAACCTCAAGAAGAGCATCGGCGGGCGGCACGCGCAGCTCTGCCGCCGCATGCTCACGCCCGAGATCCAGTACCTGATGGACCTGGGCGTCAACCTGTGGGTCACCCGGCTCTGGAAGTTCGTCCGCGACTTTCTGCAGTGGTGA
- the GAL3ST1 gene encoding galactosylceramide sulfotransferase isoform X1 — MCKVSAMPLQKKLWESMAKGLVLGALFTTFLLLLYSYAVPPMHASPASTTPEGTASCSPASAEPEPGPPANGSSRGCQPRRDIVFMKTHKTASSTLLNILFRFGQKHGLKFAFPNGRNDFDYPAFFARSLVQDYRPGACFNIICNHMRFHYDEVRGLVPPNATFITVLRDPARLFESSFHYFGSVVPFTWKLAGGDKLAAFLQEPERYYDPAGYNAHYLHNLLFFDLGYDSDLDPGSPRVQEHILEVERRFHLVLLQEYFDESLVLLKELLCWELEDVLYFKLNARRASAVPRLSGELYRRATAWNQLDARLYRHFNASFWRRVDAFGRARMAREVAALRRANERMRRICIDGGRAVDAEAIQDSAMQPWQPLGAKSILGYNLKKSIGGRHAQLCRRMLTPEIQYLMDLGVNLWVTRLWKFVRDFLQW; from the exons atgtgcaag GTGTCTGCGATGCCGCTGCAGAAGAAGCTCTGGGAGTCCATGGCCAAAGGGTTGGTGCTGGGCGCGCTCTTCACCACCTTCCTGCTGCTGCTCTACTCATACGCGGTGCCCCCGATGCATGCCAGCCCCGCCTCCAC GACCCCGGAGGGCACAGCGTCCTGCTCCCCGGCCTCGGCTGAGCCGGAGCCGGGCCCGCCGGCCAACGGCTCGTCCCGGGGCTGCCAGCCCCGGCGCGACATCGTGTTCATGAAGACTCACAAGACGGCCAGCAGCACCCTCCTCAACATCCTCTTCCGCTTCGGCCAGAAGCACGGGCTCAAGTTCGCCTTCCCCAACGGCCGCAACGACTTCGACTACCCGGCCTTCTTCGCGCGCAGCCTGGTGCAAGACTACCGGCCCGGCGCGTGCTTCAACATCATCTGCAACCACATGCGCTTCCACTACGACGAGGTGCGCGGGCTGGTGCCGCCCAACGCCACCTTCATCACGGTGCTCCGCGACCCCGCGCGCCTCTTCGAGTCCTCCTTCCACTACTTCGGCTCGGTGGTGCCCTTCACGTGGAAGCTGGCGGGCGGCGACAAGCTGGCCGCCTTCCTGCAGGAGCCCGAGCGCTACTACGACCCCGCCGGCTACAACGCCCACTACCTCCACAACCTGCTCTTCTTCGACCTGGGCTACGACAGCGACCTGGACCCGGGCAGCCCGCGCGTGCAGGAGCACATCCTGGAGGTGGAGCGGCGCTTCCACCTGGTGCTCCTGCAGGAGTACTTCGACGAGTCGCTGGTGCTGCTCAAGGAGCTGCTGTGCTGGGAGCTGGAGGACGTGCTGTACTTCAAGCTCAACGCGCGCCGCGCCTCGGCCGTGCCGCGCCTCTCGGGCGAGCTGTACCGCCGCGCCACGGCCTGGAACCAGCTCGACGCGCGCCTCTACCGCCACTTCAACGCCAGCTTCTGGCGCCGCGTGGACGCCTTCGGCCGCGCGCGCATGGCCCGCGAGGTGGCCGCCCTGCGGCGCGCCAACGAGCGCATGCGCCGCATCTGCATCGACGGCGGCCGCGCCGTGGACGCCGAGGCCATCCAGGACTCGGCCATGCAGCCCTGGCAGCCCCTGGGCGCCAAGTCCATCCTGGGCTACAACCTCAAGAAGAGCATCGGCGGGCGGCACGCGCAGCTCTGCCGCCGCATGCTCACGCCCGAGATCCAGTACCTGATGGACCTGGGCGTCAACCTGTGGGTCACCCGGCTCTGGAAGTTCGTCCGCGACTTTCTGCAGTGGTGA